ACTCAAAACAAACAACACATCGAAATCTGACAGCCACTCTTTTCATTAGGAGCTGAATATGATCAGTCTTTgaatttggaaggagaaatgtttgtctcttCCGTTTAAGGAAAAAAATTGCaaagatcagtgtgactggaaaagcaccgagacacacacacacacacacccgaatgAGAGTGTTTCattgcactgactgtggaaagagcttcaactagttacacagcctgaaagaaaatcacaccattcacagccggGAGAAACTATACTTCTGTTGTGTGTGTCGACAAGGCTTTAAGCAGGAGAGACGTAAAGACccctcaccatggagaaaccgtggaaatgggcggactgtgggaagggattcagttaccaTCACAACTGGAGGTTCGTCGGCGCAGTCACTCTGGGAAGAGACATTTCATCTGCTCcagttgtgggaagggattcacccattCACACAACCTTCGCACACACCTGCGAGTTCACACTTAGGAGAGTCCATTCACCTGCccggtgtgtgggaaaggattcacttggtCATACTGATAAGGGACCATTTACATgtcctgactgtgaaaagagttttaaatgtaaaaaggatCTGCTGACACTCAATGTATTCACACTGGAAAGAGACCATTTacttgctctgtgtgtggggaaggattcattcagtcatcccacctgcaggcACATCAACTTGTTCACTGATAACAAAAATTTTAACTGTCCTGACTGTGAGACGAGCTTTAAAAACAACAAGGATTTAGTAACACACCAACAtgatcacactggggagagaccattcacctgctctgattgtgggaaaggattcattaattcatccaacctTCTGACACTCCAGCAACTTCATACAGGGGATAGaacgttcacctgc
This genomic stretch from Scyliorhinus canicula unplaced genomic scaffold, sScyCan1.1, whole genome shotgun sequence harbors:
- the LOC119959396 gene encoding zinc finger protein 239-like; the protein is MEKPWKWADCGKGFSYHHNWRFVGAVTLGRDISSAPVVGRDSPIHTTFAHTCEFTLRRVHSPARCVGKDSLGHTDKGPFTCPDCEKSFKCKKDLLTLNVFTLERDHLLALCVGKDSFSHPTCRHINLFTDNKNFNCPDCETSFKNNKDLVTHQHDHTGERPFTCSDCGKGFINSSNLLTLQQLHTGDRTFTCSESGKGFTHSDNILTHQQVHSEERPFTCSVCGKGFSQSSNLLNHQRVHTGERPFTCSICGKEFSHLSHLLKHHRVHTGSGHSTAMSVERGLLTHPTS